In a single window of the Bufo bufo chromosome 5, aBufBuf1.1, whole genome shotgun sequence genome:
- the LOC121002421 gene encoding DNA damage-regulated autophagy modulator protein 1-like, protein MTQSCCRLCPNNTQYFAFFLSDTGRIFPESVVFTVVFLISALFGAGNASIMYRFMIIRSEQSERRHIICQRILYVVAWMGCIGTIVTAIVSMRISPTVHRIGAGPAFFFCAVYNLGQAVCLYKKSFSSRRLCHIRLASTLVPIVGLLTFSVCMTIGFFQLLPCTGRCEEIYTRIGMVAEWTGFLGLIIHQLTNYTDFQHLSLTLSREGVSIGLREKTQDPENPQ, encoded by the exons ATGACGCAATCCTGCTGCCGTTTGTGTCCTAATAACACCCAATATTTTGCTTTCTTTCTCAGTGACACGGGACGAATATTCCCCGAATCGGTGGTCTTTACAGTGGTCTTCTTAATATCTGCCCTTTTTG GAGCTGGCAACGCTTCCATCATGTACCGGTTCATGATCATCCGGTCTGAACAATCAGAGAGGCGACATATCATCTGCCAGAGAATCCTCTATGTCGTTGCATGGATGGGCTGCATTGGGACCATTGTGACCGCCATAGTTTCG ATGAGGATCAGTCCTACAGTCCACAGGATCGGCGCAGGACCGGCATTTTTCTTTTGTGCCGTTTACAACCTAGGTCAAGCTGTATGCCTGTACAAGAAATCCTTCAGCAGTCGCCGCCTATGCCACATTAGATTGGCATCAACCTTGGTGCCCATTGTGGGCCTGCTGACCT TTTCTGTGTGTATGACCATCGGCTTCTTCCAGCTTCTTCCATGTACTGGCCGATGTGAAGAG ATCTACACCAGGATAGGCATGGTGGCCGAGTGGACTGGATTCCTTGGCCTGATAATACACCAACTAACGAACTATACAGATTTCCAG CATTTGTCTTTAACGTTGTCCCGAGAAGGTGTCTCCATTGGCCTGAGAGAAAAGACCCAGGACCCTGAAAACCCCCAATAA